A window of Thioalbus denitrificans contains these coding sequences:
- the deoC gene encoding deoxyribose-phosphate aldolase: MTPAALASRIEHTELRPGATAADIERLCREARQWRCGGVCVAPAWVPRMSALLRGADIRLVTVAGFPHGDTLPQAKAREAALAVAAGAAEVDMVLHAGMLRSGEAAAVAADIRGVVEAVRAAGGKGVKVILECGRLTDAEKRRACALAEAAGAGFVKTGTGFGPGGATVEDVRLLRDAVGTRLGVKAAGGIRTAAAALALLEAGADRLGCSASPAILEALRSRPADAGAGGT; encoded by the coding sequence ATGACGCCCGCCGCGCTCGCCAGCCGCATCGAACACACGGAGCTCCGTCCCGGGGCCACCGCCGCGGACATCGAGCGCCTGTGCCGCGAGGCGCGGCAGTGGCGCTGCGGCGGGGTGTGCGTGGCGCCCGCCTGGGTGCCGCGGATGTCCGCGCTGCTGCGCGGCGCGGACATCCGGCTGGTGACGGTGGCCGGCTTTCCCCACGGCGACACCCTGCCGCAGGCCAAGGCCCGGGAGGCGGCCCTGGCGGTGGCGGCGGGCGCCGCGGAGGTGGACATGGTGCTGCACGCCGGGATGCTGCGCTCCGGGGAGGCGGCGGCGGTGGCGGCCGACATCCGCGGCGTGGTGGAGGCCGTGCGCGCCGCGGGCGGGAAGGGAGTGAAGGTCATCCTGGAGTGCGGGCGGCTCACCGACGCGGAGAAGCGCCGCGCCTGCGCGCTGGCGGAGGCGGCGGGCGCCGGTTTCGTCAAGACCGGCACCGGCTTCGGCCCCGGCGGCGCCACGGTGGAGGACGTGCGCCTGCTGCGCGATGCGGTGGGGACACGGCTCGGGGTGAAGGCGGCCGGCGGCATCCGCACCGCGGCGGCGGCGCTGGCGCTGCTGGAGGCGGGCGCGGACCGGCTCGGCTGCTCGGCCTCCCCAGCCATCCTGGAGGCGCTCCGGAGCCGGCCCGCCGATGCGGGCGCCGGCGGGACATGA